One Chryseobacterium indoltheticum DNA segment encodes these proteins:
- a CDS encoding Uma2 family endonuclease, with product MENFVTDINDLDLKKTYTYSDYILWKFKERVELIKGKIFKMSPAPNISHQEISRNINRILDHYFFNKSCKVFYAPLDVLLTDKKKSSEENEIYTVVQPDLCVICDLEKIADGKKCVGAPDLVIEILSPGNSKKEMDSKFDLYQESGVLEYWLVYPEEKSINIFVLKDNKYIGLKPVSEGQILTSYIFPELKADMDKIFI from the coding sequence ATGGAAAATTTTGTTACAGATATTAATGATTTAGACTTAAAAAAAACATACACTTACAGCGATTATATTTTATGGAAATTTAAAGAAAGAGTGGAATTGATTAAAGGAAAAATTTTCAAAATGAGTCCTGCGCCCAATATATCTCACCAGGAAATCTCACGTAATATCAATCGGATTCTTGACCATTATTTTTTTAATAAATCTTGCAAAGTATTTTACGCTCCTTTGGATGTTCTGCTTACTGATAAAAAAAAATCTTCTGAAGAAAACGAAATCTATACCGTTGTACAACCAGACCTTTGTGTGATTTGTGATTTGGAAAAAATTGCTGATGGAAAAAAATGTGTTGGCGCACCAGATTTAGTTATTGAAATTCTCTCTCCCGGCAACTCTAAAAAAGAAATGGATTCCAAATTTGACCTCTATCAAGAATCAGGCGTTTTAGAATATTGGTTAGTTTATCCTGAGGAAAAATCTATTAACATTTTTGTTTTGAAAGACAACAAATATATAGGCCTTAAACCAGTTTCTGAAGGACAGATTTTAACTTCATATATTTTCCCAGAATTGAAAGCGGATATGGATAAAATATTTATATAA
- a CDS encoding type II toxin-antitoxin system RelE/ParE family toxin: MTYKLILKSKAHIDLAEAIEYYQRKGLGLKFLKCVQKFFDRITKNPLHYPLKSNQFREAYIQKFPYVIIYEIIDNEIVVFSVFNTHQNPTKKP, translated from the coding sequence ATGACTTATAAATTAATTTTAAAGTCAAAAGCTCACATTGATTTAGCTGAAGCAATTGAATATTACCAAAGAAAAGGTTTAGGTCTTAAATTTTTAAAATGTGTTCAAAAGTTCTTTGACAGAATTACCAAAAATCCGCTTCATTACCCTTTAAAGAGTAATCAATTTCGTGAGGCATACATTCAAAAATTTCCTTACGTTATCATTTATGAAATTATAGACAACGAAATTGTGGTCTTCTCTGTTTTCAACACTCATCAAAATCCAACAAAAAAGCCTTAA
- a CDS encoding 3-oxoacyl-ACP synthase, whose amino-acid sequence MKKTDTCNIESSKIILNDEIIFESQTENFSDFAKEAYKSLELNYPKFHKMDNLSKLAFLASEMILKNNDHSKTALVFANKSSSLDTDFKYQESINSQENYFPSPTVFVYTLPNICVGEISIKHKMQTENAFFVLDEFDENFLNTYSAQILQSGKAEKVLCGWVELYQESYKAFVYLLTT is encoded by the coding sequence ATGAAGAAAACAGACACTTGCAACATAGAAAGTTCAAAAATCATTCTCAACGACGAAATTATTTTTGAATCTCAAACAGAAAATTTCTCAGATTTTGCGAAAGAAGCCTATAAAAGTTTAGAACTGAATTATCCTAAATTTCATAAAATGGATAATCTCAGCAAACTGGCTTTTCTCGCGTCCGAAATGATTCTGAAAAACAATGATCACAGCAAAACAGCTTTGGTTTTTGCTAACAAATCATCAAGTCTCGACACCGATTTTAAATATCAGGAAAGTATCAATTCACAGGAAAATTATTTCCCGAGTCCTACCGTTTTTGTGTATACTTTACCCAACATTTGCGTCGGCGAAATCAGTATTAAACATAAAATGCAGACCGAAAATGCTTTTTTCGTCCTAGATGAATTTGATGAAAATTTTTTAAACACTTATTCGGCACAGATTCTGCAATCAGGAAAAGCTGAAAAAGTCTTGTGCGGCTGGGTCGAACTATATCAGGAAAGTTATAAAGCTTTTGTATATTTGCTAACTACGTAA
- a CDS encoding phosphopantetheine-binding protein, whose product MEDLKLELKNKIIEVLNLEDVAVEEIKDTDPLFGGGLGLDSIDALELIVLLDKEYGIKLADPKKGKEIFESIEVMAKYIQENRTK is encoded by the coding sequence ATGGAAGATTTAAAATTAGAATTAAAAAACAAAATAATAGAAGTTCTTAATCTTGAAGACGTTGCAGTAGAAGAAATCAAAGATACAGACCCTCTTTTTGGGGGCGGTCTTGGATTAGATTCTATCGACGCTCTTGAGCTTATCGTACTTCTTGACAAAGAATACGGAATAAAATTGGCAGACCCAAAGAAAGGAAAAGAAATTTTCGAGTCTATCGAGGTTATGGCAAAATATATCCAAGAAAACAGAACAAAATAA
- a CDS encoding beta-ketoacyl-[acyl-carrier-protein] synthase family protein → MSQKIAITGMGIISSIGNNVEENFISLTTGKHGISDIQLFETRHAGNIKTGEIKLSNEELIQKLQLAEDNNVTRTALLGMVAAKEAVENAGISDINEYKTGLISSTSVGGMDVTEKYFYTYEDFPEKQKYIDSHDAGSSSLAIADFLGLNGMVSTISTACSSAANAIMMGAKLIKNGVLDRVIVGGTDSLSKFTFNGFNTLMILTDSYNTPFDNDRKGLNLGEAAAFIVLESDEVVKKENKKVLAYLSGYGNANDAHHQTASSENGQGAYLAMEKALKVSGLDKKNIDYINVHGTATPNNDLSEGIAMIRIFGENQVPEFSSTKAFTGHTLAAAAGIEAVYSILAMQNNVIFPNLNFKTKMEEFDLTPVTELKEKNINHVLSNSFGFGGNCSTLIFSKS, encoded by the coding sequence ATGAGTCAAAAAATTGCCATCACCGGAATGGGCATTATTTCCTCCATTGGTAACAATGTCGAGGAAAATTTTATTTCACTGACTACCGGAAAACACGGCATTTCAGACATTCAGTTGTTTGAAACACGTCACGCCGGAAATATTAAAACAGGCGAAATAAAATTGTCTAATGAAGAATTGATACAGAAACTTCAGCTTGCTGAAGATAACAATGTCACAAGAACCGCTTTGTTAGGAATGGTTGCCGCAAAAGAGGCTGTAGAAAATGCCGGAATTTCAGATATAAATGAATATAAAACCGGCTTGATTTCCTCAACAAGCGTTGGCGGAATGGACGTTACTGAAAAATATTTCTACACTTACGAAGATTTCCCTGAAAAGCAAAAATATATCGACTCTCACGATGCCGGAAGCTCATCACTTGCCATTGCAGATTTTCTAGGTCTGAACGGGATGGTTTCTACGATTAGTACAGCCTGTTCTTCTGCTGCTAATGCGATTATGATGGGGGCTAAACTTATTAAAAATGGCGTTTTGGATCGTGTTATCGTTGGCGGAACAGATTCTCTTTCAAAATTTACTTTCAACGGATTCAATACGTTGATGATTTTGACGGATTCTTACAACACGCCTTTCGACAACGACAGAAAAGGATTAAATCTTGGCGAAGCAGCCGCTTTTATTGTTTTGGAATCTGATGAAGTTGTGAAAAAAGAAAACAAAAAAGTACTCGCATATCTTTCCGGTTACGGAAATGCCAATGATGCGCATCATCAAACCGCTTCTTCGGAAAACGGGCAAGGCGCTTATTTAGCAATGGAAAAAGCCTTGAAAGTTTCAGGTTTAGATAAAAAAAATATCGATTACATCAACGTTCACGGAACAGCGACACCAAATAATGATTTATCGGAAGGTATTGCGATGATTCGAATTTTTGGTGAAAACCAAGTTCCGGAATTCAGTTCTACTAAAGCGTTTACGGGACACACTTTGGCTGCTGCTGCGGGAATCGAAGCAGTTTACTCGATTTTGGCAATGCAGAATAATGTAATTTTTCCAAATTTAAATTTTAAAACCAAGATGGAAGAATTTGATTTGACTCCGGTTACTGAACTCAAAGAGAAAAACATCAATCATGTTCTTTCCAATTCGTTTGGGTTTGGAGGTAATTGTTCAACTTTAATTTTTTCGAAATCGTGA
- a CDS encoding beta-ketoacyl synthase N-terminal-like domain-containing protein, whose protein sequence is MSAVYINSAACISIQDTLNEDFSQILKPENSVQILKAIEPNYKEFIPPAASRRMSKTVKMSSVASKYALKEAGIEKPDAIIVGTGMGCSQDSEKFLKNFLENNEEFLTPTYFIQSTHNTVAGQIALGLQCHGYNFTYVNSSSSLEFSMLDAKLQILDGEADTVLVGSTDEQTDRTMELYKLNNTIKKQENLPVDYLDSKTEGVIWGEGASFFVLGKDKTENSYAQLKDIQLSNRLDFDETQKFIEDFLAKNHLKTSDIDAVILGFSGDAKSDVYYTKAMDLFSNSALLYYKHLSGEYNTASGFSTFMACHILKNQEIPEVMMINSVKKEEIKNILLYNHLSGNDHSLVLLEKA, encoded by the coding sequence GTGAGTGCAGTTTACATCAACAGTGCAGCCTGCATCTCGATACAGGACACTTTAAATGAAGATTTTTCCCAAATTTTAAAACCTGAAAACTCAGTTCAGATTTTAAAAGCCATTGAGCCGAATTACAAAGAATTCATTCCGCCTGCAGCAAGCAGAAGAATGTCTAAAACAGTAAAAATGAGTTCTGTTGCTTCAAAATACGCATTGAAAGAAGCCGGAATCGAAAAACCCGATGCCATTATTGTTGGAACCGGAATGGGCTGTTCGCAAGATTCTGAAAAATTTCTGAAAAATTTCCTTGAAAATAATGAAGAGTTTCTGACTCCAACCTATTTTATTCAATCGACTCACAATACCGTTGCCGGCCAAATTGCTTTGGGATTGCAATGTCACGGTTACAATTTCACATACGTCAACAGTTCATCTTCACTCGAATTTTCAATGCTGGATGCAAAACTTCAGATTCTGGATGGAGAAGCCGACACTGTTTTGGTAGGTTCTACAGACGAGCAAACCGACAGAACAATGGAATTGTACAAACTAAACAACACTATTAAAAAACAAGAAAATCTTCCTGTTGATTATTTAGATTCAAAAACTGAAGGCGTTATTTGGGGTGAAGGTGCAAGTTTTTTTGTCTTAGGAAAAGATAAAACAGAAAATTCTTACGCTCAGCTAAAAGATATTCAACTAAGCAACAGATTAGATTTCGACGAAACTCAAAAATTTATTGAAGATTTTTTAGCTAAAAATCATTTAAAAACTTCAGATATTGATGCTGTGATTTTAGGTTTCAGCGGAGATGCAAAATCTGATGTTTATTATACAAAAGCAATGGATTTATTTTCAAATTCAGCATTGTTATATTACAAACACTTAAGCGGAGAATATAATACAGCAAGTGGTTTCTCAACGTTTATGGCTTGCCATATTTTGAAAAATCAGGAAATTCCTGAAGTGATGATGATTAATTCTGTGAAAAAAGAAGAAATTAAAAATATTTTACTTTATAATCATTTGAGTGGAAATGATCATAGTTTGGTTTTGTTGGAGAAAGCTTGA
- a CDS encoding polysaccharide deacetylase family protein yields the protein MKHYPFILFYLFCNVFIYMFQGSFWVYLFLFLMFSAVVVWGSFDIELGYFVNSFTHKRTKIKEVALTFDDGPTEFTPKFLDILKENNVKATFFCIGKQIEKYPETFQRIISEGHTIGNHTYSHSNNTGFLSTQKMIEEIEKCDEIMLKVGNIKTNLYRPPFGVTNPNIAKAIKKTHKKSIGWNIRSLDTIKENEKKIFRKVTKNLKKGSIILFHDTSEKTYNVLVDLLLFLKDKNYSTFTIDK from the coding sequence ATGAAACACTACCCATTTATCCTATTTTATCTTTTTTGTAACGTATTTATTTATATGTTTCAAGGGAGTTTTTGGGTGTATTTGTTTTTGTTTTTAATGTTTTCAGCGGTTGTCGTTTGGGGATCTTTTGATATTGAATTGGGATATTTTGTTAACAGTTTCACTCATAAAAGAACCAAAATTAAAGAAGTTGCGTTGACTTTTGATGATGGACCGACAGAATTTACACCGAAATTTTTAGATATTTTAAAAGAAAATAACGTAAAAGCTACTTTTTTCTGCATCGGAAAGCAGATTGAAAAATATCCTGAAACTTTTCAACGAATAATTTCGGAAGGTCATACGATTGGAAACCACACCTATTCACATTCTAACAATACTGGGTTTTTATCAACTCAAAAAATGATTGAGGAAATCGAAAAATGTGATGAAATAATGCTGAAAGTCGGAAACATAAAAACCAATTTGTACAGACCGCCTTTTGGAGTTACCAATCCGAATATTGCAAAAGCGATTAAGAAAACTCACAAAAAAAGCATCGGCTGGAATATACGTTCTTTAGATACAATCAAAGAAAATGAAAAGAAAATCTTTAGAAAAGTCACCAAAAACCTAAAAAAAGGCAGCATCATTCTGTTTCACGATACTTCGGAGAAAACGTACAATGTTTTGGTCGATTTATTGCTATTTTTGAAGGACAAAAACTATTCAACTTTTACAATAGATAAATAA
- a CDS encoding LolA family protein codes for MFKNIILGAFLLVSTFFVAQNTAMSGAEAKVFVTKVSSETKEIKTLQADFIQTKKMDFLDKSIITSGKMSLKSPNTLSWKYTKPYQYSIIFKENKIYINDQGKKSSVDAKSKTFEKINKLIVGSSNGKMFSDPEFAVAYFKNGTSNIAKFTPKSAQLLKYIKQIELHFPKNQTTVSQVNMTEASGDTTNIVFKNTKINAPIPASEFSL; via the coding sequence ATGTTTAAAAATATAATTCTCGGAGCATTTTTATTAGTTTCAACCTTCTTTGTTGCTCAAAATACAGCAATGTCTGGAGCTGAAGCAAAAGTATTCGTAACCAAAGTTTCTTCGGAAACCAAAGAAATAAAAACTTTACAGGCCGATTTTATTCAAACCAAAAAGATGGATTTTTTGGACAAAAGCATTATTACGTCCGGTAAAATGTCTTTAAAATCGCCAAATACGCTGAGCTGGAAATACACAAAACCATATCAATACAGCATTATTTTTAAGGAAAATAAAATTTACATCAACGATCAGGGAAAGAAATCTTCGGTCGATGCAAAAAGCAAAACTTTTGAAAAAATCAATAAACTGATTGTCGGAAGTTCGAACGGAAAAATGTTCAGTGACCCTGAATTTGCAGTTGCTTATTTTAAAAACGGAACTTCAAATATCGCAAAGTTCACTCCTAAATCTGCTCAATTATTGAAATATATCAAACAAATTGAACTTCATTTCCCTAAAAACCAAACGACGGTTTCACAGGTAAATATGACGGAAGCTTCGGGAGATACGACAAATATTGTTTTCAAAAACACAAAAATCAATGCGCCGATTCCTGCTTCAGAATTTTCTTTATAG
- a CDS encoding 3-hydroxyacyl-ACP dehydratase, whose product MQTILTDFYTLESSEKAENGSFIANISLNKNHDIFKGHFPGNPVTPGVCMMQIVKELTEEFTGKKLFLKSASNVKFMAIINPFETPDLTLQLNINEEEEEIKVKNTTSFGETIALKMSVNYKK is encoded by the coding sequence ATGCAGACTATTCTTACAGATTTTTACACTTTAGAATCCTCGGAAAAGGCAGAAAACGGAAGTTTTATTGCGAATATTTCTCTGAATAAAAATCACGATATTTTTAAAGGGCATTTCCCAGGAAATCCTGTAACTCCGGGAGTTTGTATGATGCAAATTGTAAAAGAGTTGACTGAAGAATTTACAGGCAAAAAATTGTTTCTAAAATCGGCTTCCAATGTAAAATTTATGGCAATCATCAATCCTTTCGAAACGCCTGATTTAACCTTGCAACTGAATATTAACGAAGAAGAAGAGGAAATCAAAGTAAAAAACACCACTTCTTTTGGCGAGACTATTGCATTAAAAATGTCGGTAAACTATAAAAAATAG
- a CDS encoding DUF2062 domain-containing protein: protein MTLPEVQNAISEKKICVLIPTYNNEKTLKRVIDGVLDYTENIIVINDGSTDSTLQILEKYSITVINLSENKGKGNALKLGFREAKDSGYNYAITIDSDGQHYPDDIPVFVENLLQENEDVLLIGNRNMSQEGIPKKSSFGNRFSNFWFWFETGIKLEDTQSGYRLYPLHKIPKKYFTPKFEFEIEIIVRTAWRQVPVKNVPIKVLYDPAERVSHFRPFKDFTRISILNTILVTITLFYIIPRNFVNNFKKKSFKKFIKEDVLESHGTNRIKAFSIALGVFIGLSPFWGFQTLLVISLSVLFKLNKVLAFVASNVSLPPFIPFIIAASLFLGSPFISGNSNILSQDLNFDLVKNNLLQYIIGSFILATTMSAVSGIAAFLFLNKVNPENNGSLNH, encoded by the coding sequence ATGACCCTTCCTGAAGTACAAAATGCAATTTCTGAAAAGAAAATCTGCGTTTTAATTCCTACTTACAATAACGAAAAAACTCTGAAAAGAGTGATTGACGGCGTTTTAGATTACACCGAAAACATAATCGTTATCAATGACGGTTCTACCGATTCTACTTTACAGATTTTAGAAAAATATTCGATTACGGTTATTAATTTATCAGAAAATAAAGGAAAAGGAAATGCGCTTAAATTAGGTTTCAGAGAGGCAAAAGATTCAGGGTACAATTACGCCATAACCATCGATTCAGACGGACAACATTATCCTGATGACATTCCGGTTTTTGTAGAAAATCTGTTGCAAGAAAACGAAGATGTCTTACTGATTGGAAACCGAAATATGTCGCAAGAAGGTATCCCAAAAAAAAGCAGTTTTGGAAACCGTTTTTCTAATTTTTGGTTTTGGTTTGAGACCGGAATTAAGCTTGAGGACACGCAATCCGGTTATCGTCTTTATCCTTTGCATAAAATTCCAAAGAAATATTTTACTCCAAAATTCGAGTTTGAAATTGAAATTATTGTAAGAACAGCCTGGAGACAAGTTCCCGTAAAAAATGTTCCTATAAAAGTTCTGTACGACCCTGCAGAAAGGGTTTCACATTTCAGACCGTTCAAAGATTTTACAAGAATCAGTATTCTGAATACGATTTTGGTAACCATTACTTTATTTTACATTATTCCGAGAAACTTCGTAAATAATTTCAAAAAAAAAAGCTTTAAAAAATTCATAAAAGAAGACGTTCTTGAAAGTCACGGAACCAACCGCATTAAAGCGTTTTCCATCGCTCTGGGCGTTTTCATCGGGCTTTCTCCGTTTTGGGGATTTCAGACTTTGTTGGTGATTTCTCTGTCGGTACTTTTCAAATTGAATAAAGTTTTGGCATTTGTGGCTTCCAATGTGAGTTTACCACCATTTATTCCGTTTATTATTGCTGCTTCACTCTTTTTAGGATCGCCTTTTATCTCAGGAAATTCTAATATTTTGAGTCAGGATTTAAATTTCGATTTAGTTAAAAATAATTTGTTGCAATACATTATCGGTAGCTTTATTTTAGCGACTACAATGTCTGCAGTTTCCGGGATTGCTGCTTTTCTTTTTTTGAATAAGGTGAATCCGGAGAATAATGGATCTTTAAACCATTAA
- a CDS encoding C45 family autoproteolytic acyltransferase/hydolase produces MKSKHTFVIQSEAKRNDESNFKINSSFRRSGRAVILFFLSLILILNLSSCGVRKSIKHIPDVCQYSLEIPKVNIINDSTFSFNQNYLTKNKQLLWELYIKGNPLQLGYNNGALTQDLMQKQEEIFFSKVEGFVPSKFKQKLLSGFLKWYNRKMYLNVRDDFQAELYGLSQYSSDKYDFIAPKFRRAMYLHGAHDIGHAMQDLMVVGCTSLAVWNENTEDGDLLIGRNFDFYVGDEFAKNKLIEFVEPENGIPYLSVSWPGMIGVVSGMNKEGITVTINAGKSKIPLTAKTPISFVTREILQYATTIDEAIAIAKKRKVFVSESILVGSANDKNAVIIEVSPNNFGVYRVENSSKVFCTNHFQSEAYKNDKRNQKHIVESHSEYRYEKLQELLQENKKLNPEKMASILRDKSGLKGEKIGYGNEKAINQLLAHHAVIFSPQKKLVWVSSNPYQLGEFVCYDLNGIFSDKRLKSGEFAKSNLNIAKDPFVDSQEFKNYEEFKFAHSEIQNAIDSDDMILTDDFIPHYQSLNPDFWLVYYQSGKYYFKQKEYSKAKTEFEKALTKEITTIPDRENIEKSLKKTLRKLK; encoded by the coding sequence ATGAAATCTAAACACACTTTTGTTATTCAGAGTGAAGCGAAGCGTAACGATGAATCTAATTTTAAGATAAATTCTTCCTTTCGTCGAAGTGGCAGAGCTGTAATTTTATTTTTTCTCAGCCTTATCCTTATTCTCAATCTGAGCTCTTGCGGTGTCAGAAAATCAATCAAACACATTCCGGATGTATGCCAATATTCTTTAGAAATCCCGAAAGTTAATATCATTAACGATTCAACTTTTAGTTTTAATCAAAATTATTTAACCAAAAATAAACAACTGCTTTGGGAATTGTACATCAAAGGAAATCCTTTGCAGTTGGGCTATAACAATGGAGCTTTAACGCAAGATTTAATGCAGAAACAGGAAGAAATTTTCTTTTCAAAAGTAGAAGGTTTTGTCCCGTCAAAATTCAAGCAAAAATTATTGAGCGGCTTTTTGAAATGGTACAACCGAAAAATGTATCTTAATGTAAGAGACGATTTTCAGGCTGAATTGTACGGATTATCCCAATATTCATCAGATAAATATGATTTTATTGCTCCAAAATTCAGAAGAGCAATGTATTTGCACGGAGCACACGATATTGGGCACGCAATGCAGGATTTGATGGTTGTTGGCTGTACTTCGCTTGCAGTTTGGAATGAAAATACGGAAGACGGTGATTTGTTGATTGGAAGAAATTTTGATTTTTATGTCGGTGACGAATTTGCTAAAAATAAATTGATAGAATTTGTAGAACCCGAAAACGGAATTCCTTATCTATCGGTAAGTTGGCCTGGAATGATTGGTGTAGTTTCCGGAATGAATAAGGAAGGAATTACGGTGACAATCAATGCTGGGAAATCTAAAATTCCGTTGACAGCGAAGACTCCGATTTCTTTTGTGACAAGAGAAATTCTGCAATACGCCACAACGATTGACGAAGCGATTGCGATTGCCAAAAAGCGTAAAGTTTTTGTTTCCGAATCTATTTTGGTCGGAAGTGCAAATGATAAAAATGCTGTTATTATTGAGGTTTCTCCGAATAATTTTGGGGTTTACAGAGTTGAAAATTCAAGTAAGGTTTTTTGTACCAATCATTTTCAATCTGAAGCTTATAAAAATGATAAAAGGAATCAAAAACACATTGTAGAAAGCCATTCCGAATACCGCTACGAAAAACTTCAAGAACTTTTGCAGGAAAATAAAAAGCTGAATCCTGAAAAAATGGCTTCCATTTTAAGAGATAAATCCGGATTAAAAGGTGAAAAAATAGGTTATGGAAATGAAAAGGCGATTAACCAGCTTTTGGCTCATCACGCTGTTATTTTTTCGCCACAGAAAAAACTGGTTTGGGTGTCTTCCAATCCTTATCAGTTGGGTGAATTTGTCTGTTATGATTTAAATGGAATTTTCTCCGATAAAAGATTGAAAAGCGGTGAATTTGCAAAGTCAAATTTAAATATTGCAAAAGACCCTTTCGTAGATTCTCAAGAGTTTAAAAATTATGAAGAGTTTAAATTTGCCCATTCTGAAATACAAAATGCAATTGATTCGGATGATATGATTCTTACGGATGATTTTATTCCGCATTATCAATCTTTAAATCCTGATTTTTGGCTGGTTTATTATCAATCCGGGAAATATTATTTTAAACAAAAAGAATATTCAAAGGCAAAAACAGAATTTGAAAAAGCTTTGACGAAAGAAATTACGACCATTCCTGATAGAGAAAATATTGAAAAATCTTTGAAGAAAACTTTGAGGAAATTAAAATGA
- a CDS encoding phytoene desaturase family protein — translation MKKTYDILIIGSGIGGLVSALILAKEGLKVCILEKNNQYGGNLQTFSRDKLIFDTGVHYLGGLSKGQNLHQFFSYLEIMDDLELQKMDENGYDKITFGDDEIEYPHAQGYDNFVEQLSNYFPEERENLENYCEEIQRVCNHFPRYNLIGKDIYSEEILHLNTKRFIESITQNTKLQSVLLGSNFLYAGDSENIPFYVHALTVNSYIQSAYKCVKGGSQISKLLIRKLREYGAEVHKHSEVAEIIFSENNVLSSVKTKSGKEFFAKQFISNIEIRSLTKLIGEERLKKSFLNRVLSWEPVSSCFSVYLVLKPQTIPNFNYNIYHYSSEESVWNAYRYDKKSWPETYMLSSTPSKHHPKFAESLTAISYMDFDEVKAWQNTVNTIAEEQERGKHYERFKLEKAEKLIDALEKKIPNLRDSIKNIYTSSPLSYRDYIGSFNGNMYGYLKSSENPLKTMVSPRTKIDNLFLTGQSVNMHGILGCTIGAFNTCAEILGKEKIDERLTQIIKNNNEI, via the coding sequence TTGAAAAAAACATACGACATATTGATTATCGGCAGCGGAATAGGAGGCCTTGTTTCAGCGCTTATTTTGGCAAAAGAAGGCTTGAAAGTCTGCATTCTGGAAAAAAATAATCAATATGGCGGAAACTTACAGACCTTTTCCCGAGACAAATTGATTTTCGACACCGGCGTTCATTATTTGGGCGGACTTTCAAAAGGTCAAAACCTTCATCAGTTTTTTTCATATCTGGAAATAATGGATGATTTAGAGCTCCAGAAAATGGATGAAAATGGATATGACAAAATCACTTTCGGAGACGATGAAATTGAATATCCACACGCACAAGGTTATGATAATTTTGTTGAGCAATTATCCAATTATTTTCCTGAAGAAAGAGAAAATTTAGAAAATTACTGTGAAGAAATTCAGCGTGTTTGTAATCACTTTCCTCGATATAACTTGATTGGAAAAGATATTTACAGCGAAGAAATCCTTCATTTAAATACCAAAAGATTCATCGAATCGATTACGCAGAATACAAAATTGCAATCTGTTTTATTGGGCTCCAATTTTTTATACGCAGGTGATTCTGAAAATATACCCTTTTACGTTCATGCTTTGACGGTAAATTCTTACATTCAGAGTGCTTACAAATGTGTGAAAGGCGGAAGTCAGATTTCAAAGCTTTTAATCAGAAAATTAAGAGAATATGGCGCAGAGGTTCACAAGCATTCGGAAGTGGCTGAAATTATCTTTAGTGAAAACAATGTTTTAAGTTCTGTAAAAACAAAATCAGGAAAAGAATTTTTTGCTAAACAGTTTATTTCTAATATTGAAATTCGTTCTTTAACTAAATTAATCGGTGAAGAAAGACTTAAGAAATCTTTTTTAAACAGAGTCTTAAGTTGGGAGCCTGTTTCGTCGTGTTTCAGCGTTTATTTAGTTTTAAAACCTCAAACAATTCCCAATTTCAATTATAATATTTACCATTATTCATCCGAAGAATCGGTTTGGAATGCTTATCGTTATGACAAAAAATCGTGGCCAGAAACCTATATGCTTTCTTCCACGCCTTCAAAACATCATCCTAAATTTGCAGAAAGCTTAACCGCCATTTCTTATATGGATTTTGATGAGGTCAAAGCTTGGCAAAATACAGTAAATACAATTGCTGAAGAACAGGAAAGAGGAAAACATTACGAAAGATTTAAGCTGGAAAAAGCAGAAAAACTGATTGATGCTTTAGAAAAGAAAATCCCAAATCTAAGAGATTCAATCAAAAATATTTATACTTCATCACCTTTGTCTTACCGTGATTATATCGGAAGTTTTAATGGAAATATGTACGGTTATCTCAAAAGTTCAGAAAATCCCCTAAAAACAATGGTTTCTCCACGCACAAAAATTGACAATCTATTTCTGACCGGGCAATCCGTAAACATGCACGGGATTTTGGGCTGCACGATTGGCGCTTTCAATACCTGCGCAGAGATTTTAGGAAAAGAAAAAATTGATGAACGTTTGACACAAATAATTAAAAATAATAATGAAATCTAA